The Streptomyces nigra genome includes the window TGGTGGTCTACCCGTACGGCAAGCGGTTCACGAACTTCCCGCAGGCCATCCTCGGGCTCGCCCAGGCGATGGGCCCGGTCGGCGGCTGGCTGGCCATCACCGGCTCCTGGTCGTGGGACGCGGTCATCCTGGGTCTCGCCGTCGGCGTCTGGATCGGCGGCTTCGACCTCATCTACGCCTGCCAGGACGTGGAGACCGACCGGGAGATCGGCGTCCGCTCGGTGCCGGCGCGCTTCGGCATCCCGGCGGCCATCTGGGGCGCCCGCGCCTGCCACACCGTCACCACCGCCCTGTTCGTCTGGTACGGGGTCGCGACCGGCGCCGGCGTCTTCTTCTGGCTGGGTGTGCTGATCGTGGCCGGTGCCTTCGTCTACGAGCACACCATCGTGCGCCCGCACGACCTGTCCCGGCTGAACCGGGCGTTCTTCAGCGTCAACGGGTTCATCGGGATCGCGCTCTTCGTCTGCGCGCTGCTCGACCTGCTGGTGCGCGGGCTGACCGTCTGACCCGGCGGGGTCAGACCGGCAGCTCACGGGGGCCGGTGTCCCGGCGGCGCAGCACGAACGCCGCCACCACACCGGCCACCAGCCCCACCAGATGCCCCTGCCAGCTGACGCCGGACTGGGTCGGGGCGAGCCCCGCCAGCATGGAGCCGCCCCAGACGGCGGCCACCAGGACACCGACCAGCACACCGAGCGGGCGGCGCTCCACGAAGCCCGTGACCAGCAGGAAGCCGAACAAGCCGAAGATCAGGCCGGAGGCGCCCGCCGTATTGGTGCCGGACGGCGATATCAGCCACACGCCCAGCCCGTCGGCGACCACGACCAGCGCGCACACCGCGAGGAACCGGCGTATGCCGCCGAGCGCGGCGAGGAAGCCCAGGACCAGCAGCGGCACGGTGTTCGCCGCGACATGGGCGAAGCCGAAGTGCGTGAACGCCGCCGGGACGACGTCCACCAGCTCGGACGGGGTGCGCGGGACGATCCCGAAGCCGTCCAGCGTGTGACCGCTCACCACGTCGGCGAGCTCCAGCAGCCACAGCAGCGCCACCCAGCCCAGCATCAGCTTGGCCGCGGTCAGCGCGCGCTCCCCGCGCGACCCCGCGCGCAGCGCGTCCCGCACATCCGACATGGCCATCCCACCGTCCGACTCGTCCCCGAACGAGAACGCCTGGGCCCCCTTGGTCGGTTCCCACCCCGTGCCGCCGGATAGGCTCGGTGTCGTGAACCCAGCCAAGCCAGGAGAGACGGCCCGAACGCCTTGGATCGTAGGGGTGTCCGGCGCTTCCGGCACCCCATACGCCGCCGCGGTGCTGCGCGCGCTCCTCGACGCCGGGGAGAGCGTCGACCTGGTGGTCAGCCGGGCCTCGCGGCTCACCCTGCTCGACGAGACCGGGATCTCCTTCCGGGACGCCCACTGGCGCGACGACCTGCGCGAATGGCTCGCCCGTGGCGCCGACGGCAAGCCCGGCACCTTCGAGACGGACCTCACGGACGTGCGGTACTGGCCGGCCGGGGACCTGGCGGCGGGACCGTCCTCCGGGTCGTACGCCACCAAGGGCATGCTCATCGTGCCCGCCTCGACGGCCTGTGTGGCCGG containing:
- a CDS encoding rhomboid family intramembrane serine protease, producing the protein MSDVRDALRAGSRGERALTAAKLMLGWVALLWLLELADVVSGHTLDGFGIVPRTPSELVDVVPAAFTHFGFAHVAANTVPLLVLGFLAALGGIRRFLAVCALVVVADGLGVWLISPSGTNTAGASGLIFGLFGFLLVTGFVERRPLGVLVGVLVAAVWGGSMLAGLAPTQSGVSWQGHLVGLVAGVVAAFVLRRRDTGPRELPV
- a CDS encoding UbiX family flavin prenyltransferase, whose product is MNPAKPGETARTPWIVGVSGASGTPYAAAVLRALLDAGESVDLVVSRASRLTLLDETGISFRDAHWRDDLREWLARGADGKPGTFETDLTDVRYWPAGDLAAGPSSGSYATKGMLIVPASTACVAGVALGLSKDLLQRAASVTLKEGRRLVVAVRETPLNGQTLRHLVTLDDAGAIVVPASPAFYAGATHIQDLVDFVAGRVLDAAGVRHRLYRRWKGELGGGARPA
- the mqnP gene encoding menaquinone biosynthesis prenyltransferase MqnP encodes the protein MSSASAAIPQPGRTKAFLRLVMIEHSVFALPFAYIAALTAMFEWDRNIHWGRLLLVTICMVGLRTFAMAVNRIIDREIDARNPRTAHRELVTGAMSVRHAWTGALIALVVFLGSAALLNPLCLALAPIAVVPMVVYPYGKRFTNFPQAILGLAQAMGPVGGWLAITGSWSWDAVILGLAVGVWIGGFDLIYACQDVETDREIGVRSVPARFGIPAAIWGARACHTVTTALFVWYGVATGAGVFFWLGVLIVAGAFVYEHTIVRPHDLSRLNRAFFSVNGFIGIALFVCALLDLLVRGLTV